One region of Cygnus atratus isolate AKBS03 ecotype Queensland, Australia chromosome 25, CAtr_DNAZoo_HiC_assembly, whole genome shotgun sequence genomic DNA includes:
- the KCNH4 gene encoding potassium voltage-gated channel subfamily H member 4 encodes MPVMKGLLAPQNTFLDTIATRFDGTHSNFILANAQLRRGFPIVYCSDGFCDLTGFARTEVMQQKCSCRFLCGADTSEAVLQRIEKVLDSKQECQTEVCFYKKGGAAFWCLLDIMPIKNEKGEVVLFLFSFKDITESRGKSHAGDKKEEKQRSKKPRSSHLRAARRQGRTVLHRLSTQFARRDRSEMKINRNVFENKPSVPEYKVASVQKARFILLHYSVFKALWDWLILLATFYVAVTVPYNVCFTGTEDSLSAARSTIVSDIAVEMLFILDIALNFRTTYVSQSGQVVYEPRSICIHYVATWFFVDLIAALPFDLLYVFNVTVTSLVHLLKTVRLLRLLRLLQKLDRYSQYSAMVLTLLTSMFALLAHWMACIWYVIGRKEMESNDPLTWDIGWLHELGKRLEAPYINNSVGGPSIRSAYIASLYFTLSSLTSVGFGNVCANTDAEKIFSICTMLIGALMHAVVFGNVTAIIQRMYSRRSLYHTRMKDLKDFIRVHRLPQQLKQRMLEYFQTTWSVNNGIDANELLHDFPDELRADVAMHLNKDILQLPVFETASRGCLRSLSLHIKTSFCAPGEYLLRQGDALQANYFVCSGSLEVLKDNVVLAILGKGDLIGADLPSKEQVIKSKADVKALTYCDLQYVGLRGLCEVLQLYPEYAAKFTADIQQDLTFNLREGGEVEGLCRFSRSPRLSQPRQDSGASPEKPLPSILEDEEEQDEVFQHSPTAHRQLLLPPRSSPARRGGAGSLRGSERGSPSVRHRGEAQASEAGGSRGKRPPKLLIPSLHAPEPPELSPRVVDGIEDAGGPWEAQTFTFTAAPPLRSAPGGSPPSGPVLAAEAEEVKGSVLRLNTEISRLTQELAHLSRELQRMLELLQVVFDKKLGLWELKEGGDKEQMQSAAAFCQ; translated from the exons ACAGCAACTTCATCCTGGCCAACGCGCAGCTCCGCCGCGGCTTCCCCATCGTCTACTGCTCCGACGGCTTCTGCGACCTGACCGGCTTCGCCCGCACCGAGGTGATGCAGCAGAAGTGCAGCTGCCGCTTCCTCTGCGGGGCCGACACCAGCGAGGCCGTCCTGCAGCGCATCGAGAAGGTGCTGGACAGCAAGCAGGAGTGCCAGACCGAGGTCTGCTTCTACAAGAAGGGGG GAGCGGCGTTCTGGTGCCTGCTGGACATCATGCCCATCAAGAATGAGAAGGGGGAGGTGgtgctcttcctcttctccttcaaGGATATCACGGAGAGCCGGGGCAAGAGCCACGCGGGCGACAAGAAGGAGG agaagcagaggagcAAGAAGCCCAGGAGCTCGCACctgcgggcggcgcggcggcagGGCCGCACGGTGCTGCACCGGCTCAGCACCCAGTTCGCCCGGCGGGACCGCAGCGAGATGAAAATCAACCGG AACGTGTTTGAGAACAAGCCGTCCGTCCCCGAGTACAAGGTGGCCTCGGTGCAGAAAGCCCGCTTCATCCTGCTCCACTACAGCGTCTTCAAGGCCCTGTGGGACTGGCTGATCCTGCTGGCCACCTTCTACGTGGCCGTCACCGTCCCCTACAATGTCTGCTTCACCGGCACGGAGGACAGCCTCTCGGCCGCCCGCAGCACCATCGTCAGCGACATCGCGGTGGAGATGCTCTTCATCCTGG ATATCGCCCTGAATTTCCGGACGACGTACGTGAGCCAGTCGGGCCAGGTGGTGTACGAGCCCCGCTCCATCTGCATCCACTATGTGGCCACCTGGTTCTTCGTGGACCTGATCGCTGCCCTGCCCTTCGACCTGCTCTACGTCTTCAACGTCACCGTG ACCTCGCTGGTTCACCTGCTGAAGACGGTGCggctgctgcggctgctgcggctgctgcagaagctggaCCGCTACTCGCAGTACAGCGCCATGGTGCTGACGCTGCTCACGTCCATGTTCGCGCTGCTGGCCCACTGGATGGCCTGCATCTGGTACGTCATCGGCCGCAAGGAGATGGAGAGCAACGACCCGCTCACCTGGGACATCG GCTGGCTGCACGAGCTGGGCAAGAGGCTGGAGGCTCCCTACATCAACAACTCGGTGGGGGGCCCCTCCATCCGCAGCGCCTACATCGCCTCCCTCTACTTCACCCTCAGCAGCCTGACCAGCGTGGGCTTCGGCAACGTCTGCGCCAACACCGACGCCGAGAAGATCTTCTCCATCTGCACCATGCTCATCGGGG CGCTGATGCACGCCGTCGTCTTCGGTAATGTCACGGCCATCATCCAGCGCATGTACTCGCGCCGCTCGCTCTACCACACCCGCATGAAGGACCTCAAGGACTTCATCCGCGTCCAccgcctgccccagcagctcaaGCAGAGGATGCTGGAGTACTTCCAGACCACCTGGTCGGTGAACAACGGCATCGACGCCAACGAG ctgctgcacgACTTCCCCGACGAGCTGCGCGCCGACGTGGCCATGCACCTGAACAAGGACATCCTGCAGCTGCCCGTCTTCGAGACGGCCAGCCGGGGCTGCCTGCGCTCCCTCTCGCTGCACATCAAGACCTCGTTCTGCGCCCCCGGCGAGTACCTGCTGCGCCAGGGCGACGCGCTGCAGGCCAACTACTTCGTCTGCTCCGGCTCCCTCGAGGTGCTGAAGGACAACGTGGTCCTGGCCATCCTGG GCAAGGGGGATTTGATCGGCGCCGACCTGCCCAGCAAGGAACAGGTGATCAAAAGCAAGGCGGACGTGAAGGCGCTGACCTACTGCGACCTGCAGTAcgtggggctgcgggggctctGCGAGGTGCTGCAGCTCTACCCCGAGTACGCCGCCAAGTTCACGGCCGACATCCAGCAGGACCTGACCTTCAACCTGCGGGAGGGCGGCGAGGTGGAG GGGCTCTGCCGCTTCTCCCGCTCCCCGCGCCTCTCGCAG CCTCGCCAGGACAGCGGTGCCAGCCCGGAGAAGCCCCTTCCCTCCATCCTGGAGGACGAGGAGGAGCAGGACGAGGTCTTCCAGCACTCGCCCACCGCCCACCGCCAGCTCTTGCtgccccccaggagcagccccgcacgccgggggggcgcggggagccTCCGGGGCTCGGAGCGGGGCAGCCCCTCGGTGCGGCACCGGGGGGAGGCCCAGGCCTCGGAggcggggggcagcaggggcaaGAGGCCGCCCAAGCTCCTCATCCCCTCCCTGCacgcccccgagccccccgagcTCAGCCCCAG ggTGGTGGACGGGATTGAAGACGCCGGGGGGCCATGGGAGGCGCAAACCTTCACCTTCACGGCGGCCCCCCCGCTGCGGAGCGCACCGGGGGGCTCCCCCCCGTCAG GCCCGGTGCTGGCGGCGGAGGCGGAGGAGGTGAAGGGGAGCGTCCTGAGGCTCAACACCGAG atcaGCCGCCTCACCCAGGAGCTCGCCCACCTCAGCCGGGAGCTGCAGCggatgctggagctgctccagg ttgtcTTTGACAAGAAGCTTGGGCTCTGGGAGCTGAAGGAAGGCGGTGATAAGGAGCAGATGCAATCGGCTGCAGCATTTTGTCAATGA